From the genome of Triticum aestivum cultivar Chinese Spring chromosome 3B, IWGSC CS RefSeq v2.1, whole genome shotgun sequence, one region includes:
- the LOC123068851 gene encoding receptor-like protein 6 has product MSSRHPQLHLILLLLAYYCSTHTAASGGNGTTIQCLPDQASSLLQMKRSFFHNPNLSSWQHGTDCCHWEGVGCDRASGQVITLDLSDRNLRSTSGLSPALFNLTSLTNLSLSGNDFGLTSLPSFGFERLIELVSLNLSDACFAGQIAIGISHLKNLRSLDLSYNTDLYLQDPSFQTLVANLSNLRELYLDRVSILSGEANWSVALADSVPLLQNISLSTCELSSPIHHSFSQLRFLTTINLADNEISGQVPGFFAKFSFLPKKGFPPLYK; this is encoded by the coding sequence ATGAGCTCCAGGCACCcacagcttcacctcatcctgctaCTGCTTGCATACTACTGCTCCACCCACACCGCTGCCAGTGGTGGCAATGGAACCACAATCCAGTGCCTCCCTGATCAGGCTTCATCTCTACTCCAGATGAAGCGCTCCTTCTTCCACAACCCCAACCTCTCGTCATGGCAGCATGGCACAGACTGTTGCCACTGGGAGGGTGTTGGCTGCGACAGGGCCTCTGGTCAGGTGATCACTTTGGACCTCAGTGATCGTAACCTGCGGAGCACCAGTGGTCTCAGCCCAGCACTATTCAACCTCACCTCCCTCACAAATCTCAGCCTCTCTGGTAACGACTTTGGCCTGACCAGCCTTCCTAGTTTTGGGTTTGAGCGGCTGATCGAGCTCGTCAGTCTCAATTTGTCTGATGCGTGTTTTGCTGGTCAGATAGCCATTGGAATTTCCCACCTCAAGAATTTGCGTTCGCTTGATCTTTCCTATAATACTGATTTGTATCTTCAAGACCCAAGTTTCCAAACCCTCGTAGCAAACCTGAGCAATCTGAGAGAGCTTTATCTTGATAGAGTGAGCATCTTAAGTGGCGAAGCAAATTGGTCCGTTGCTTTAGCAGACTCTGTTCCGCTACTACAGAATATTAGTTTGTCTACGTGTGAACTAAGTAGTCCGATCCACCATTCATTCTCCCAACTCCGTTTTCTAACAACGATCAACCTCGCAGATAATGAAATTTCTGGTCAGGTTCCTGGGTTCTTTGCAAAATTCTCTttcttaccgaaaaagggtttccccccgctttataaataa
- the LOC123067364 gene encoding receptor like protein 27-like, which translates to VYQVRYTSFSRLQSLQKIRLSQNSISGEVPEFLAAFSSLSTLDLSDNEFEGQFPTKIFHLKKLRSIDLSLNTRLFGHLPNFPVQNSLELLDLTDTNFTASIPDSFVNLKFLRSLALSMRELADGTIPLTFKLPSLQFLSLHGSGSEKPNFSWIGNLERLRYLDLEHYNLSSPITSWVGNLTSLTSLLLRDCSLYGRIPIWIGNLTNLSRLYLTSNNLQGDIPKCLFNHPKLGELNLGSNQLSGHLVDVSAPRSSPLYYIVLSYNQLSGHIPKSFFQLTKLEDILLESNKLEGAVELSLLSGLKYLELLSLSDNMLSVTDGEYPFPSLPNMQNLYLVSCNLAKIPSMLRHQYEMDDVDLSNNNIDGVIPCWLWENGENSIRFNLSHNMFTSLEKCTLLNPTMRSLGFLDLSSNRLEGNLPIPLISSTFGGVLLDYSNNSFSSITPAVDMHINNSIKLDLSKNKLNGDIPTSICGGNYEILDLSYNNLTGPIPACLIQHGNMKVLKMRKNQLHGILPENIGEGCMLQTIDLNSNLIEGKIPRSLSNCRSLEVFDIGNNHIVDSFPTWLGSISNLRVLILRSNQFYGSIGSLTKGVAARKIFSGMQIVDLDSNNFSGSLSSKWFDMLQTMMANSSGEGNALAFDSSFLGDQYYQEILTFKGIELTFTKILTTFKMIDFSNNAFDGPIPASVGKLIVLHGLNMSHNAFTGRIPSKLGDLAQLESLDLSQNKLSGVIPRDLTSLTYLAVLNLSYNSLTGMIPEGQQFSSFTNSSFQGNEGLCGRPLSKQCNSSVTGTLNSSVSSQDSVGTIVLFVFVGSGFGVGFAAAVVLSVVWQAKRWNCNCFPVPPVTMI; encoded by the exons GTCTACCAGGTCAGATACACTTCCTTCTCAAGACTCCAGTCCCTCCAGAAGATCAGACTTTCACAAAATAGTATCTCCGGCGAGGTTCCTGAGTTCCTTGCTGCCTTCTCTTCCTTGAGTACCCTTGATCTATCTGATAATGAATTTGAAGGGCAGTTTCCCACAAAGATATTCCACCTAAAAAAGTTAAGGTCAATTGACTTGTCTTTGAACACTAGGCTTTTCGGGCACCTACCAAATTTCCCAGTTCAAAATAGTTTGGAGTTACTTGATCTTACGGACACCAACTTCACTGCATCAATACCAGACTCTTTTGTCAACCTCAAGTTCTTGAGATCCTTGGCGCTCAGCATGAGAGAACTTGCCGATGGCACTATCCCTTTAACATTCAAGCTTCCTAGCTTACAGTTCCTGTCACTCCATGGGTCAGGCTCGGAGAAGCCAAATTTCTCTTGGATCGGCAATCTTGAGCGTTTAAGATACTTGGACCTGGAACACTACAACTTGTCCAGTCCAATAACTTCTTGGGTTGGCAACCTTACAAGTTTGACAAGTTTGTTGCTTCGAGATTGCAGCTTATATGGGAGGATACCCATCTGGATCGGCAACTTAACAAATCTTTCTAGGCTATATCTTACCAGCAATAACCTCCAAG GTGACATTCCAAAATGTTTGTTCAATCATCCAAAGTTGGGAGAACTGAACTTAGGATCAAATCAACTTTCTGGTCATCTTGTGGATGTTTCTGCACCTCGATCTTCACCTTTATATTACATTGTGTTAAGTTATAATCAGCTAAGTGGCCACATACCCAAATCATTCTTTCAGTTGACAAAACTAGAAGATATTCTGCTTGAATCGAATAAACTGGAGGGCGCTGTGGAGCTTAGCCTTCTTTCAGGACTGAAATATCTAGAACTGTTGAGCCTTTCTGACAACATGCTATCAGTAACAGATGGAGAATATCCATTTCCTTCCCTGCCAAACATGCAAAACCTATACCTTGTGTCTTGCAACCTTGCAAAAATACCAAGTATGTTGAGGCATCAATATGAGATGGATGATGTTGACCTTTCAAACAATAATATAGATGGAGTTATACCATGTTGGTTGTGGGAGAATGGGGAGAACAGTATCCGGTTCAACCTTTCACACAACATGTTCACTAGCCTGGAGAAGTGTACACTACTTAATCCTACCATGAGGAGTTTGGGTTTTCTTGATCTTAGTTCCAATAGACTTGAAGGGAATTTACCAATACCACTCATATCCAGTACATTCGGTGGAGTTTTGTTAGATTATTCCAATAACAGCTTCTCTTCAATTACACCAGCCGTGGATATGCATATCAACAACTCCATCAAGCTAGATTTGTCCAAGAATAAACTAAATGGTGATATACCAACTTCAATTTGTGGTGGAAACTATGAAATCCTAGACTTGTCATACAACAACCTTACTGGCCCGATTCCAGCCTGCCTAATTCaacatggcaatatgaaagtaTTGAAGATGAGAAAGAACCAATTACATGGGATACTTCCTGAAAATATTGGAGAAGGTTGTATGCTTCAGACAATAGATTTGAACAGCAACCTAATTGAAGGGAAAATACCCAGATCACTCTCTAACTGCAGAAGCTTAGAGGTCTTTGACATAGGTAACAATCATATTGTTGATTCTTTCCCGACCTGGTTGGGCTCCATTTCCAATCTTCGAGTTCTCATCTTGAGATCCAACCAATTCTATGGTTCAATTGGGAGTCTTACAAAAGGTGTTGCTGCAAGAAAAATTTTCTCAGGAATGCAAATTGTTGATTTGGACTCAAATAACTTCTCTGGGAGCTTGAGCTCAAAATGGTTTGACATGCTACAAACAATGATGGCAAACTCTAGTGGTGAGGGTAATGCTCTGGCCTTTGATAGTAGTTTTCTTGGGGATCAATACTACCAAGAAATTCTCACATTTAAAGGGATTGAACTTACATTTACCAAGATCCTGACCACTTTCAAGATGATCGATTTCTCAAACAACGCTTTTGATGGTCCCATCCCAGCCTCTGTTGGAAAGCTTATTGTTCTTCATGGTCTGAACATGTCACATAACGCCTTCACCGGAAGAATCCCATCAAAGCTTGGTGACTTGGCACAACTCGAGTCACTGGACCTCTCCCAGAACAAGCTCTCAGGGGTGATTCCACGGGATCTAACCAGCCTAACATATCTCGCGGTGCTGAATCTCTCCTACAACAGTTTGACCGGAATGATACCAGAAGGGCAGCAGTTCTCGTCATTTACCAACAGTTCATTCCAAGGCAATGAAGGACTGTGTGGAAGGCCACTTTCCAAACAGTGCAACAGTTCAGTTACGGGAACTCTCAACTCATCGGTGTCTTCACAAGACAGTGTTGGAACCATAGTGTTGTTTGTGTTTGTGGGATCCGGCTTCGGAGTTGGCTTTGCGGCGGCAGTTGTGTTGTCAGTGGTTTGGCAGGCTAAACGTTGGAACTGCAATTGTTTCCCCGTTCCACCAGTGACCATGATATGA